The following coding sequences lie in one Gloeocapsa sp. PCC 73106 genomic window:
- a CDS encoding type II toxin-antitoxin system HicA family toxin, which yields MMKLPRDLSGEDLVKALKSLGYEVSHQTGSHIRLTTKEKGEHHLTIPAHNSLKVGTLNAIF from the coding sequence ATGATGAAATTACCCAGGGATTTATCAGGTGAAGATTTAGTAAAAGCGCTTAAATCCTTGGGTTATGAAGTAAGCCATCAAACAGGAAGTCACATTCGCTTAACCACAAAAGAAAAAGGCGAACATCATCTAACCATTCCTGCTCATAATTCTTTAAAAGTTGGAACATTAAATGCAATTTTTTAA
- the lgt gene encoding prolipoprotein diacylglyceryl transferase: MLLAWQFESPGPIIREIGPIAIRWYGLLIAIAVLIGLNLSQYLAKKRRIDPDLIGDLIIWLIIASLPAARLYYVLFQWKVYAQNPGEIIAIWKGGIAIHGAIIGGAIATLIFARLKRVSFWQLTDLIAPSLILGQGIGRWGNFFNSEAFGDPTNLPWKLYIPPNNRPVEYLNFEYFHPTFLYESLWNLGVFLLLIGLFRWGFKHPERLKVGTITLIYLIAYSLGRFWIEALRTDSLMLGPLRIAQVVSLGAIALGILGLVWLYKWKRPLPDVKTS, encoded by the coding sequence ATGCTCTTAGCCTGGCAATTTGAATCACCTGGACCGATTATCCGCGAAATTGGTCCAATTGCGATCCGTTGGTATGGGTTATTAATCGCTATAGCGGTGCTCATTGGTTTAAATTTATCCCAATATTTAGCGAAGAAACGTCGGATCGATCCAGATTTAATCGGTGACTTGATCATTTGGCTGATAATCGCTTCCCTCCCGGCAGCTCGTTTGTATTATGTACTCTTTCAATGGAAAGTATACGCCCAAAACCCAGGTGAAATCATCGCTATTTGGAAAGGAGGAATCGCGATTCACGGCGCTATTATTGGTGGAGCGATCGCTACTTTAATTTTTGCCCGTCTTAAAAGGGTTTCTTTTTGGCAATTGACCGACTTAATCGCACCCTCATTGATTTTGGGTCAAGGAATAGGACGTTGGGGCAATTTCTTTAACTCAGAAGCTTTTGGCGATCCTACTAACTTGCCCTGGAAGTTATATATTCCTCCTAATAATCGCCCCGTCGAATACTTAAACTTTGAATATTTTCATCCTACTTTTCTCTATGAATCTCTCTGGAATCTAGGGGTTTTTCTGTTACTAATAGGGCTATTTAGATGGGGGTTTAAACATCCTGAACGTCTCAAAGTTGGAACGATTACCCTAATTTATTTAATCGCTTATAGTCTGGGTCGTTTTTGGATCGAAGCTTTGCGCACCGATAGTTTAATGTTGGGACCATTGCGCATAGCTCAAGTCGTCAGTTTAGGAGCGATCGCTCTGGGAATTTTGGGATTAGTTTGGTTATACAAATGGAAACGACCTCTTCCCGACGTCAAAACATCTTGA
- a CDS encoding NACHT domain-containing NTPase, with product MLWKTNSRFQELYYKTLSAAYRTYPVQSLKHSGRISFELDRVYVLPHLVSKPLEQVSTGLVNLERSELPSLCIWDFLAKLNQEPAYRKILLLGGPGTGKTLLLEYLTLVYAQGNQRQAQEKVPKLIPILLYLRQIRKLILNNEQITLAEVTSIILKREFSLKLDASTNWFEQKLNLGKCLVMLDGLDEVRDPRERRIVRDWLDEQLELYPKNCHIISARPCGYLDYPLKTTTISLELQGYNSQQIEKFLQNFYFEEHLLQQAHQNDNLLKQKARKRALQLNNLIKNVPTLTFLASSPLLLTFITAFAQNSDSILKKRLELYGGICELLLTTRPKAKGIPTLYNLDSTQVQLILQKLALELMRREQTQFTLAEGLEIISQPFSNLVVAPQAPAQFLQYIEDITGLLQRVSTKLYQFIHLSFQEYLAAAEIKHTNQEQILIDKIDHPWWSETIRLYSACSDTSQIVIAAWNRRSVITMSLAYDCWQEGQTVNPQLKQRLENWLDAALESSDPEIANLAAKVHLSRRLQYYAVASD from the coding sequence ATGTTGTGGAAGACAAATTCAAGGTTTCAAGAACTATACTATAAAACATTGAGCGCAGCTTACCGCACTTATCCAGTACAAAGCTTAAAACATTCAGGGCGCATCAGTTTCGAACTAGATAGGGTTTACGTCTTACCTCACCTAGTCTCGAAACCTCTTGAGCAGGTGTCAACGGGATTAGTTAATCTGGAGAGATCAGAACTCCCATCTCTATGTATTTGGGATTTTTTGGCAAAATTAAACCAAGAACCAGCCTATCGCAAGATACTACTATTGGGAGGCCCAGGTACGGGAAAAACCCTGTTGTTGGAGTATCTGACTTTGGTCTACGCTCAAGGTAATCAGCGCCAAGCACAGGAAAAAGTCCCCAAACTCATACCCATACTATTATATCTGCGTCAAATCCGTAAATTGATTCTGAACAATGAACAGATTACCCTGGCGGAAGTTACTTCTATAATACTTAAAAGAGAATTTAGTCTGAAATTAGACGCTTCCACGAATTGGTTCGAACAAAAGTTAAATCTAGGTAAATGTCTGGTTATGTTGGATGGACTAGACGAAGTGCGCGATCCTCGTGAGCGTCGTATTGTTAGGGATTGGTTAGATGAACAGCTAGAATTGTATCCGAAAAATTGCCATATTATTTCTGCTCGACCCTGTGGTTATTTAGATTATCCTCTGAAAACTACTACCATTTCTCTCGAGTTACAAGGCTATAATTCCCAACAAATTGAAAAGTTTCTCCAAAACTTCTATTTCGAGGAACACCTACTCCAACAAGCTCATCAAAACGATAATTTACTGAAGCAAAAAGCGAGAAAAAGAGCATTGCAGTTGAATAATCTGATTAAGAACGTTCCGACTCTGACTTTTTTGGCTTCTAGCCCTTTATTATTAACTTTTATTACTGCTTTTGCTCAAAATTCTGACTCGATTCTTAAAAAGCGACTAGAATTATATGGTGGTATCTGTGAACTGCTACTAACGACTCGACCCAAAGCTAAGGGTATTCCTACTTTGTATAACTTAGATAGTACTCAGGTTCAATTAATTTTGCAAAAACTCGCTCTAGAATTAATGCGTCGTGAACAAACTCAATTTACCCTAGCCGAAGGATTGGAAATCATTAGTCAGCCTTTTAGTAATCTGGTGGTAGCGCCACAAGCGCCTGCTCAATTTCTACAGTATATTGAAGATATAACCGGATTGTTACAGCGCGTTTCTACCAAACTCTACCAATTTATACATCTGAGTTTTCAGGAATACCTAGCCGCAGCTGAAATTAAACATACCAATCAAGAGCAAATCTTAATCGATAAAATCGATCATCCCTGGTGGAGTGAAACAATTCGTTTATATTCAGCTTGCAGTGATACGAGTCAAATTGTGATCGCAGCTTGGAATAGACGCAGTGTAATAACTATGAGTCTTGCTTATGATTGTTGGCAAGAGGGTCAAACAGTCAACCCACAATTAAAACAAAGACTAGAAAATTGGTTAGATGCGGCTTTAGAGTCTAGCGATCCAGAAATT